The region AAGTGTCATTTCTGCTGCCAGGGAGTTGCGACGCAAAGAGGAGGCTTTGCACGGGCTCGTCAACAATGCGGGAATCATGGGTGTGCCATTTGGAAAGACGGAGAATGGGTACGAGGTCCAGTTTCAGGTATGGTGTTCAAATCCTTCTGATCCAGCTGTAGAGAGTCAGTGGTCGAGGGGTATTGCTGACGCGGATACCTGAAGACGAATTATATGAGCCATTGGCTTCTGACCTACCATCTCTTGCCGATATTGACGGCAACCAGCGCCGAGTCCCCAGGCTTCGCTCGAATTGTCAATGTGACGTCCGATGGACATGAACGGTTTCCTCCTAAAGGCGGAATCAAGTTTGATGATACAGACCTCGAGAACGAAGGAGCAATGACACGCTACGGGCAGAGCAAGCTCGCCAACGTATTACACACCAAGGAGTTGAATCATAGATATGGCCCGACTTCGTCTGGACTGCGCGTTGCGGCTGTCCATCCTGGGCATATTGACACGTATGCATGCACATCTCTATGCGGTATTGACCTCAGTTAACAGCGGGTAGAAATCTGAATAAACAAGCAACCGGAACAGCTCCTAGCGCGGTGTTGCGCGCAGTTACTCCGATAATGCGCTGCATCGGCATCCTGGaggacaaagaaaaaggagcATGGTCGTCGTTGTTTGCAATTGCCAGCAACGATTTCAAGGCGTCCGATTCAGGCGCCTACGTAGTACCATACGCAAAGATTGGAACGCCGAGTGCGTATGCGCAGAATCAGGGGCTAGCGACAAAGCTATGGGAATGGACCGATAGAGAACTGGGAAGCAAAGGGCTCCTAGATCAGATTTAGGATTGTCGGTCTCGTTGTTTACTCCGGTGTGCATGTAGAAGTCAAATTTCAACTCGATTCCAAGATATTTTGATATGCATCTGCCTTCAGTTAGATATGAACAGCATGTAGATAGAAACAATCTTACTAGCAACTTGTAACTTTTGTCCAAGTAGTCGAAGCGTTTTGAGCAAGAGCGCAATCCTAGGAGAGTACTCCTCTACTTTGCCTGTCTCACGAGTATACCAAATGTACAGCTTGGCCACTTGATATATCGCCTCGGTCGCAAAGATACCGATCTTGGCGCCAGCTGCATTGGTCTCAAGCAGActtgccagccttgatgCAAACTCGCAAGTCGCCGATCCTACCTGATGCAATCCGTCGAGTGAAATCTGCTGTAATTGAAGCTGTTCTGGTATACCGACGCCTCGCGTATCATCTAGCTCGGCGCAGCTGTGCGTACTGTACAGAGTAATCATTGCGCTTGAACAAATGCCCAGTGCTGATAATCTTGGGGCGAGTTCAGGAGCGTTCTGTGCAGCGGCGAACTCGTGAGAGACTACTCCGTGAAAGGCAGTCAGAACCTTGTGCAATTGATGACCTTCTCCATAGTATGTGCTACGATCAGCAATACTTGCGTTGGAGTTCGTGTGAGCGAGGACGCGTGAGAGTAAATGCGCGGCCTGACAGGTTCGGGCAAAGGAAGAGGCTGGAAGGGTAGTTTCTGCTGAGACTGCTAGGGATGGGATAGCTTTTTGTTCCTAGTTAGAGATTTGTTGAGTTACTGTTGGGTTTCTTTGTTTGCGAGAGGCTTATGAGGTAGACCTACTCCTTGATCCCAGAACTGGTCATCCATGGGA is a window of Pochonia chlamydosporia 170 chromosome 5, whole genome shotgun sequence DNA encoding:
- a CDS encoding short chain dehydrogenase protein (similar to Eutypa lata UCREL1 XP_007798900.1); this translates as MPSSKFSLESIPDLTGKVYLVTGGNTGIGFATVLGLASHGATVYMGARSKEKALPAIEDIKTQTKSGTVHFLQLDLSSFESVISAARELRRKEEALHGLVNNAGIMGVPFGKTENGYEVQFQTNYMSHWLLTYHLLPILTATSAESPGFARIVNVTSDGHERFPPKGGIKFDDTDLENEGAMTRYGQSKLANVLHTKELNHRYGPTSSGLRVAAVHPGHIDTNLNKQATGTAPSAVLRAVTPIMRCIGILEDKEKGAWSSLFAIASNDFKASDSGAYVVPYAKIGTPSAYAQNQGLATKLWEWTDRELGSKGLLDQI